From one Catellatospora sp. IY07-71 genomic stretch:
- a CDS encoding transglycosylase domain-containing protein, protein MRKRDHNLLANAASLLICGLLAGVVVAAAAFPAVAMSGLAAKAAGDAFGKLPDELTVKRSPQISYLYAADGKTPLATMYDENRRELPFEEIPEVVRKAVLAAEDQKFYEHNGVDALGIARAFVANKQAGTVQQGASTLTMQFVRLSISYSADTAQEVVDATEDTTKRKVREMRYAMAIEQRMTKDEILAGYINTAYFGNRAYGIYAAAKVYFDKEPKALTAAEAAFLAALVKFPGDYNASTGTGKDIAIGRRDYVLQEMVGTGALTQAEADLSKKEELKVVGKVTPNGCVQTGNPSWGFFCDYFQRWWNKQEVFGATAYDRERALKSGGFRIVTTLDPTVQLAMKKNVDKRRTTKDAEALMLAAVEPGTGYVRGLAVNRVFSIDDSKNLLSSDPAKKRKGIKGSRPNTTNPLLTGGDGFTGYQAGSAFKIFSIVAALEKGYPLATTIDAKDKFVTNFPISGKDANCGGYYCAKNASGKGYGPLNMWEAFGASINTFFVPLAIMAGVQNTVNAAKKMGITFHDEPGTNQDDFYYSNHADQWGAFVLGVSATTPLELANAYATLVADGKYCEPTPVVSIHDSKGNKLAVGDPRCSQVIKTDVARAATDAARCPGGDRSAYNDCNGRTTNQASRGIVGKPIMGKTGTTDGSKSVTLTLSTRQLTISGFLTDPDYAHNGGMSHSIVNPAVQYALRDAMKGKPTMQFAKPSKKIADGDQVSIPNVECKPVAEAKSILKNRGFEVSVAPEEVASKCPKGTVAGTTPSGRTIKGGVVVIQVSNGSGAGTPGNPPGPGTGGGPGNGGNGNRGFLDWLLPAVFITGRETIGG, encoded by the coding sequence ATGCGTAAGCGCGACCACAACCTCCTGGCCAACGCCGCATCGCTCCTGATTTGCGGCTTGCTCGCCGGAGTGGTGGTCGCCGCGGCCGCCTTCCCCGCGGTGGCGATGTCCGGACTGGCCGCGAAGGCCGCGGGCGACGCGTTCGGCAAGCTCCCCGACGAGCTGACCGTCAAGCGCTCCCCCCAGATCAGCTACCTGTACGCGGCCGACGGCAAGACGCCGCTGGCCACCATGTACGACGAGAACCGGCGCGAGCTGCCGTTCGAGGAGATCCCGGAGGTCGTGCGCAAGGCCGTGCTGGCCGCCGAGGACCAGAAGTTCTACGAGCACAACGGCGTCGACGCGCTGGGCATCGCCCGCGCCTTCGTCGCGAACAAGCAGGCCGGCACCGTCCAGCAGGGCGCCTCGACGCTGACCATGCAGTTCGTGCGCCTGTCGATCTCGTACTCGGCGGACACGGCGCAGGAGGTCGTGGACGCCACCGAGGACACCACCAAGCGCAAGGTCCGCGAGATGCGCTACGCGATGGCCATCGAGCAGCGGATGACCAAGGACGAGATCCTCGCCGGGTACATCAACACCGCGTACTTCGGCAACCGCGCGTACGGCATCTACGCCGCCGCCAAGGTGTACTTCGACAAGGAGCCGAAGGCGCTGACCGCCGCCGAGGCCGCGTTCCTCGCCGCGCTGGTGAAGTTCCCCGGCGACTACAACGCCTCGACCGGCACGGGCAAGGACATCGCCATCGGCCGACGCGACTACGTGCTGCAGGAGATGGTGGGCACCGGCGCGCTGACCCAGGCCGAGGCCGACCTGAGCAAGAAGGAAGAGCTCAAGGTCGTCGGCAAGGTCACCCCGAACGGCTGCGTGCAGACCGGCAACCCGAGCTGGGGCTTCTTCTGCGACTACTTCCAGCGCTGGTGGAACAAGCAGGAGGTGTTCGGCGCCACCGCGTACGACCGCGAGCGTGCCCTGAAGTCGGGCGGCTTCCGCATCGTCACCACGCTCGACCCGACCGTCCAGCTCGCCATGAAGAAGAACGTGGACAAGCGCCGCACCACCAAGGACGCCGAGGCGCTCATGCTGGCCGCCGTCGAGCCGGGCACCGGCTACGTGCGGGGTCTCGCGGTCAACCGCGTGTTCTCCATCGACGATTCGAAGAACCTGCTCTCCTCCGACCCGGCCAAGAAGCGCAAGGGCATCAAGGGCAGCCGGCCGAACACCACCAACCCGCTGCTCACCGGCGGTGACGGGTTCACCGGCTACCAGGCGGGCTCGGCCTTCAAGATCTTCTCGATCGTCGCCGCCCTGGAGAAGGGCTACCCGCTGGCCACCACGATCGACGCCAAGGACAAGTTCGTCACGAACTTCCCGATCAGCGGCAAGGACGCGAACTGCGGCGGCTACTACTGCGCCAAGAACGCCAGCGGCAAGGGCTACGGCCCGCTGAACATGTGGGAGGCGTTCGGAGCGTCGATCAACACCTTCTTCGTGCCGCTGGCGATCATGGCCGGCGTGCAGAACACGGTGAACGCGGCCAAGAAGATGGGCATCACGTTCCACGACGAGCCGGGCACGAACCAGGACGACTTCTACTACTCCAACCACGCCGACCAGTGGGGCGCGTTCGTCCTCGGCGTCTCGGCGACCACGCCGCTGGAGCTGGCCAACGCGTACGCGACGCTGGTCGCCGACGGCAAGTACTGCGAGCCGACGCCGGTCGTCTCGATCCACGACAGCAAGGGCAACAAGCTGGCCGTCGGCGACCCCCGCTGCAGCCAGGTGATCAAGACGGACGTGGCGCGGGCCGCCACCGACGCCGCCCGCTGCCCCGGTGGCGACCGCTCGGCGTACAACGACTGCAACGGGCGCACCACCAACCAGGCCTCCCGCGGCATCGTCGGCAAGCCGATCATGGGCAAGACCGGCACCACCGACGGCTCGAAGTCGGTGACGCTGACCCTGTCCACCCGCCAGCTGACCATCTCGGGCTTCCTCACCGACCCGGACTACGCGCACAACGGCGGCATGTCGCACAGCATCGTCAACCCGGCCGTGCAGTACGCGCTGCGCGACGCCATGAAGGGCAAGCCGACGATGCAGTTCGCCAAGCCGTCGAAGAAGATCGCGGACGGCGACCAGGTGTCGATCCCGAACGTGGAGTGCAAGCCCGTGGCGGAGGCCAAGAGCATCCTCAAGAACCGGGGCTTCGAGGTCAGCGTCGCGCCCGAAGAGGTCGCCTCCAAGTGCCCGAAGGGCACCGTGGCGGGCACCACGCCCTCGGGCCGGACCATCAAGGGCGGCGTGGTCGTGATCCAGGTCAGCAACGGCAGCGGCGCCGGCACACCGGGCAACCCGCCGGGCCCCGGCACCGGCGGCGGGCCCGGCAACGGTGGCAACGGCAACCGGGGCTTCCTCGACTGGCTGTTGCCCGCGGTGTTCATCACGGGCCGCGAGACCATCGGCGGCTGA
- a CDS encoding GatB/YqeY domain-containing protein: MGTLKERLTEDMRAAMKSRDEVVTSTLRMALAAVGVVEVSGKAKRELSDDEVLAVIAKEAKKRREAEVAFADAGRTEQAAKERAEEEVLARYLPKQLTDEELVTIVTEALAAGGFSGMGSMGPAMKAVQAAVAGRAEGGKVSAEVRRQLAG, from the coding sequence ATGGGCACCCTGAAGGAGCGCCTGACCGAGGACATGCGCGCGGCGATGAAGTCGCGCGACGAGGTCGTGACCAGCACGCTGCGGATGGCCCTGGCGGCCGTCGGGGTGGTGGAGGTCTCCGGCAAGGCCAAGCGGGAGCTGAGCGACGACGAGGTGCTGGCGGTGATCGCCAAGGAGGCGAAGAAGCGCCGCGAGGCCGAGGTCGCGTTCGCCGACGCCGGGCGCACGGAGCAGGCCGCCAAGGAGCGCGCCGAGGAGGAGGTGCTCGCCCGCTACCTGCCCAAGCAGCTCACCGACGAGGAGTTGGTGACGATCGTCACCGAGGCGCTGGCCGCGGGCGGCTTCAGCGGCATGGGGTCGATGGGCCCGGCGATGAAGGCGGTCCAGGCGGCGGTGGCCGGCCGGGCCGAGGGCGGCAAGGTCTCCGCGGAGGTACGCCGCCAGCTGGCCGGCTGA
- a CDS encoding metallophosphoesterase encodes MGPLGKIALATIAVGAGTLAYGTLVERNMFTLRRYDVPLLAPEAEPLRVLHLSDLHLTPNQRRKQRWVRELAGLDPDLVVVTGDNMAHPDAVPGVLAAYEPLLELPGAFVFGSNDYTGPVLKSPFSYFRDDREYQHGVDLPFEDLRAAFLAAGWADLNNSRATLKAGGRVIDLVGVDDPHIGLDVYPAGPADRTAAVRIALSHAPEPRVLDAFAADGFELLLAGHTHGGQVRVPGVGALVTNCGLDRKLARGLHRWGGRSWLHVSAGLGTHPTAPVRFACRPEASLLTLIPR; translated from the coding sequence ATGGGTCCGCTCGGGAAAATCGCGTTGGCCACGATCGCGGTGGGCGCCGGCACGCTGGCGTACGGCACGCTCGTGGAACGCAACATGTTCACGCTCCGCCGGTACGACGTGCCGCTGCTCGCCCCCGAGGCCGAGCCGCTGCGCGTGCTGCACCTGTCCGACCTGCACCTGACCCCGAACCAGCGGCGCAAGCAGCGCTGGGTGCGGGAGCTGGCCGGCCTCGACCCGGACCTGGTCGTGGTGACCGGCGACAACATGGCCCACCCGGACGCGGTCCCCGGCGTGCTCGCCGCGTACGAGCCGCTGCTGGAGCTGCCCGGCGCCTTCGTCTTCGGCTCCAACGACTACACCGGCCCCGTGCTGAAGAGCCCGTTCAGCTACTTCCGCGACGACCGGGAGTACCAGCACGGCGTCGACCTGCCCTTCGAGGACCTGCGCGCGGCCTTCCTCGCCGCTGGCTGGGCCGACCTCAACAACAGCCGCGCCACGCTCAAGGCCGGCGGCCGTGTGATCGACCTGGTGGGCGTCGACGACCCGCACATCGGCCTCGACGTGTACCCGGCCGGCCCCGCCGACCGGACCGCCGCCGTGCGCATCGCGCTCAGCCACGCCCCCGAGCCGCGGGTCCTCGACGCGTTCGCCGCCGACGGGTTCGAGCTGCTGCTGGCGGGGCACACCCACGGCGGGCAGGTGCGCGTGCCGGGCGTAGGCGCGCTGGTCACCAACTGCGGCCTGGACCGCAAACTCGCCCGCGGCCTGCACCGCTGGGGCGGCCGGTCCTGGCTGCACGTGTCGGCCGGGCTGGGCACCCACCCGACCGCCCCGGTGCGCTTCGCCTGCCGCCCCGAGGCGAGCCTCCTGACGCTCATCCCACGCTGA
- a CDS encoding diguanylate cyclase, giving the protein MPLPRIVDDVTAALRTSRSAVEACHATVSVLSRHTPALIEALLHVKDQLRCVSASGAWQVFSAVPLGHGVVGRVYASGKAVTIPNTADDPDYIRLGPPITAEICAPIIDRTGHPVGVINAEWAEQQPLDGWEETLTEAGRLLGARLSELGGPPAETRSEQLLRHALALTSAETDAEVLIRACRAAREVTGLAAAVLLRPAPDLLPEDEELRVVIAASSPEPRDRPLVARLAQIEPDRLAALLDEACRYGASYTLGDPAVLDARGFEALTAAGVRTMIAVPLGAGTATVSSSVGALVVLDETAIVPDSALVNLLELLAAQASTCLEKLTTLRRLHLQANSDPLTGLRHGGPFGDRLAAATPGRTALLAIDIDQFKTVNDTLGHAAGDRVLVQMSGALQQALRLGDELFRVGGDEFVAVVDVPSEAEAVRVAERLVAAARATGRTISVGVAVQGEEESPEAALYRADQALYAVKRAGRNGVRLAPDAAPPSPAA; this is encoded by the coding sequence GTGCCCCTTCCTCGCATCGTTGATGATGTAACCGCAGCACTGCGAACCTCCCGCAGCGCGGTCGAAGCCTGCCACGCCACGGTCTCCGTGCTGAGCCGGCACACGCCCGCCCTGATCGAGGCGCTGCTGCATGTGAAGGACCAGCTCCGGTGCGTCTCCGCGAGCGGCGCGTGGCAGGTGTTCTCCGCGGTCCCCCTCGGGCACGGCGTGGTCGGCCGGGTGTACGCCAGCGGCAAGGCCGTGACCATCCCGAACACCGCCGACGACCCGGACTACATCCGTCTCGGGCCCCCCATCACCGCCGAGATCTGCGCGCCGATCATCGACCGCACCGGGCACCCGGTCGGCGTGATCAACGCGGAGTGGGCCGAGCAGCAGCCGCTCGACGGCTGGGAGGAGACCCTCACCGAGGCCGGGCGGCTGCTCGGCGCGCGGCTGAGCGAGCTCGGCGGGCCGCCCGCGGAGACCCGCAGCGAGCAGCTGCTGCGGCACGCACTGGCTCTCACCAGCGCGGAGACCGACGCGGAGGTGCTGATCCGGGCCTGCCGCGCGGCCCGCGAGGTGACCGGCCTGGCCGCGGCCGTGCTGCTGCGTCCCGCCCCGGACCTGCTGCCCGAGGACGAGGAGCTGCGCGTCGTCATCGCGGCCAGCTCACCGGAGCCCCGCGACCGGCCGCTGGTCGCGCGGCTGGCGCAGATCGAGCCCGACCGGCTCGCCGCGCTGCTCGACGAGGCGTGCCGCTACGGTGCGTCGTACACGCTGGGCGATCCGGCGGTGCTGGACGCACGGGGGTTCGAGGCGCTGACCGCGGCGGGCGTACGCACCATGATCGCCGTCCCGCTCGGGGCGGGCACCGCGACGGTCTCCTCGTCGGTCGGGGCGCTGGTCGTGCTGGACGAGACCGCGATCGTGCCGGACAGCGCGCTGGTGAACCTGCTCGAACTGCTCGCCGCGCAGGCCAGCACCTGCCTGGAGAAGCTGACCACGCTGCGCCGGCTGCACCTGCAGGCCAACTCCGACCCACTGACGGGGCTGCGCCACGGCGGGCCGTTCGGCGACCGGCTGGCCGCCGCGACCCCGGGCCGGACGGCGCTGCTCGCGATCGACATCGACCAGTTCAAGACGGTGAACGACACGCTGGGCCACGCCGCAGGCGACCGGGTTCTGGTGCAGATGTCGGGCGCGCTCCAGCAGGCGTTGCGGCTCGGTGACGAACTGTTCCGGGTGGGCGGCGACGAGTTCGTGGCCGTGGTCGACGTACCGAGTGAGGCCGAGGCGGTGCGGGTCGCCGAGCGCCTGGTCGCGGCGGCGCGGGCGACCGGCCGCACGATCAGCGTGGGTGTGGCGGTCCAGGGCGAGGAGGAGTCCCCCGAGGCCGCCCTCTACCGCGCCGACCAGGCGCTCTACGCCGTCAAGCGGGCGGGCCGCAACGGCGTCCGCCTCGCCCCCGACGCGGCCCCGCCCTCCCCCGCCGCCTGA
- a CDS encoding aspartate-semialdehyde dehydrogenase, translated as MAHHGKLPTLAVVGATGAVGTVMLDILSHRRNVWGDIRLIASPRSAGRRLLVRGEEVEVVALTEEAFDGVDVAMFDVPDEVSAYWAPIAVSRGAIAVDNSGAFRMDPDVPLVVPEINPAQVRNRPKGIIANANCTTLAMIVAIAPLHNAYGLKELVLASYQAVSGAGQVGVDTLHDQIAKVAGDRVLGTRPGNIRHAVGDDLGPFAAPVALNVVPFAGSLRDGGWSSEELKMRNESRKILGLPDLKVSATCVRVPVVTGHSVAVHAVFGSEVDAMGAREVLQGAPGVIVVDDPGAGEFPMPIDAVGTDPSWVGRIRRAVDDPRALDFFVTGDNLRKGAALNTAQIAELLATELSR; from the coding sequence ATGGCTCATCACGGCAAGCTGCCCACCCTCGCCGTCGTCGGCGCCACCGGCGCGGTCGGCACGGTGATGCTCGACATCCTCAGCCACCGCCGCAACGTGTGGGGCGACATCCGGCTCATCGCGTCCCCGCGCTCGGCCGGCCGCCGCCTGCTCGTCCGCGGCGAGGAGGTCGAGGTCGTCGCGCTCACCGAGGAGGCGTTCGACGGCGTCGACGTCGCCATGTTCGACGTGCCCGACGAGGTCTCCGCCTACTGGGCGCCGATCGCGGTGTCCCGTGGCGCGATCGCCGTCGACAACTCCGGTGCGTTTCGGATGGACCCCGACGTCCCCCTGGTCGTCCCCGAGATCAACCCCGCCCAGGTGCGCAACCGGCCCAAGGGCATCATCGCCAACGCCAACTGCACCACCCTGGCGATGATCGTGGCGATCGCCCCGCTGCACAACGCGTACGGCCTCAAGGAGCTGGTGCTCGCCTCCTACCAGGCGGTCTCGGGCGCCGGGCAGGTCGGCGTGGACACGCTGCACGACCAGATCGCCAAGGTGGCCGGTGACCGGGTGCTCGGCACCCGCCCCGGCAACATCCGGCACGCGGTCGGCGACGACCTCGGCCCGTTCGCCGCGCCCGTCGCGCTGAACGTGGTCCCGTTCGCCGGCTCGCTCCGGGACGGCGGCTGGTCCAGCGAAGAGCTGAAGATGCGCAACGAGTCCCGCAAGATCCTGGGCCTGCCCGACCTGAAGGTCAGCGCGACCTGCGTCCGCGTACCGGTGGTCACCGGCCACTCGGTCGCCGTGCACGCCGTCTTCGGCTCCGAGGTCGACGCGATGGGCGCCCGTGAGGTGCTCCAGGGCGCGCCCGGCGTAATCGTGGTCGACGACCCCGGCGCGGGCGAGTTCCCGATGCCGATCGACGCCGTGGGCACCGACCCGTCCTGGGTCGGCCGCATCCGCCGCGCCGTCGACGACCCCCGCGCCCTCGACTTCTTCGTCACCGGCGACAACCTCCGCAAGGGCGCCGCCCTCAACACCGCCCAGATCGCCGAACTCCTCGCCACCGAACTCTCCCGCTGA
- a CDS encoding aspartate kinase, with amino-acid sequence MALVVQKYGGSSVANAERIKRVAERIVATRKAGNDVCVVVSAMGDTTDELIDLAHQVSPLPPGREFDMLLTAGERISMALLAMAIHNLGYEARSYTGSQAGVITTSVHGRARIIDVTPGRLRGALDEGAIVIVAGFQGVAQDTKDITTLGRGGSDTTAVALAAALKADVCEIYTDVDGVFSADPRIVPNARQVEQITYEEMLELAASGAKILHLRSVEYARRFGLPIHVRSSYSNKTGTLVTGSMEDLPVEQALITGVAHDRSEAKITIVSVPDEPGEAAAIFRALADAEINIDMIVQNVSTEASGRTDISFTLPKVDGPTGMTALQKIQERVGFKGLLYDDHIGKISLVGAGMRSNPGVTATFCEALARAGVNIEIISTSEIRISVVCRDTDLDNAVRAVHDAFELGGDEAAVVYGGTGR; translated from the coding sequence GTGGCACTCGTGGTGCAGAAGTACGGCGGCTCATCGGTCGCCAACGCCGAGCGGATCAAGCGGGTCGCCGAACGCATCGTCGCGACGCGCAAGGCCGGCAACGACGTCTGCGTGGTCGTCTCGGCGATGGGCGACACCACGGACGAGCTCATCGACCTGGCCCACCAGGTCAGCCCGCTCCCGCCGGGGCGCGAGTTCGACATGCTGCTCACCGCCGGCGAGCGCATCTCGATGGCGCTGCTGGCGATGGCCATCCACAACCTCGGCTACGAGGCGCGCTCGTACACCGGCTCGCAGGCCGGCGTCATCACCACCTCGGTGCACGGCCGGGCGCGCATCATCGACGTCACCCCGGGCCGCCTGCGCGGCGCGCTCGACGAGGGCGCGATCGTGATCGTGGCCGGCTTCCAGGGCGTCGCCCAGGACACCAAGGACATCACCACGCTGGGCCGCGGCGGCTCGGACACCACCGCCGTGGCGCTGGCCGCGGCGCTCAAGGCCGACGTCTGCGAGATCTACACCGATGTCGACGGCGTGTTCAGCGCCGACCCGCGGATCGTCCCGAACGCCCGGCAGGTTGAGCAGATCACGTACGAGGAGATGCTCGAACTCGCCGCGTCCGGCGCCAAGATCCTGCATCTGCGCAGCGTGGAGTACGCCCGCCGGTTCGGGCTGCCGATCCACGTCCGCTCGTCGTACTCGAACAAGACCGGCACCCTGGTGACAGGATCAATGGAGGACCTTCCCGTGGAGCAAGCTCTCATCACCGGCGTCGCGCACGACCGCAGCGAAGCCAAGATCACGATCGTCTCAGTGCCGGACGAGCCGGGCGAGGCCGCCGCGATCTTCCGTGCGCTCGCCGACGCTGAGATCAACATCGACATGATCGTGCAGAACGTCTCCACCGAGGCCTCCGGACGCACCGACATCTCCTTCACGCTGCCCAAGGTCGACGGCCCCACCGGCATGACCGCGCTGCAGAAGATCCAGGAGCGGGTCGGCTTCAAGGGCCTCCTCTACGACGACCACATCGGCAAGATCTCGCTGGTCGGCGCGGGCATGCGGTCCAACCCCGGCGTCACCGCCACCTTCTGCGAGGCGCTGGCCCGGGCCGGCGTCAACATCGAGATCATCTCGACCTCGGAGATCCGGATCTCGGTGGTCTGCCGCGACACCGACCTCGACAACGCGGTGCGCGCCGTGCACGACGCCTTCGAGCTCGGCGGCGACGAGGCGGCCGTGGTGTACGGCGGGACCGGCCGATAG
- the leuA gene encoding 2-isopropylmalate synthase has product MEPMSAAAQRPSKMPYQRYRGYHEQFQVDVSDRTWPSRRVEAAPQWCAVDLRDGNQALIDPMSPDRKRRMFELLVRMGYKEIEVGFPAASETDFSFVRQLIEEQLIPDDVTIQVLVQCREHLIERTFESLRGAKRAIVHFYNSTSTLQREVVFGLDKDGITAIATDGARLCQKYAEMITPDTEIRYEYSPESYTGTELEYALEVCSAVIDVIDPTPERPLIINLPATVEMATPNVYADSIEWMHRRLPRRDSIILSLHPHNDRGTGVAAAELGLLAGADRIEGCLFGNGERTGNVDLVTLGLNLFSQGIDPQVDFSGIDEIKRAVEYCNQLPVHERHPYAGDLVYTAFSGSHQDAIKKGLEAHARKADKAGVPVDAFEWGVPYLPIDPKDLGRSYEAVIRVNSQSGKGGVAYIMKSEHQLDLPRRLQIEFSGVVQRRTDDAGGEVTPAEMYAIFADEYLSDRRLAVRSYSVATVDGKVEFAAEADLDGGACRLTGVGNGPIDAFVRALADQAVSVRVLDYAEHALTSGGDAQAAAYVECEVNGETRWGVGVDANIVTASLKAVASAVNRQ; this is encoded by the coding sequence ATGGAACCCATGTCTGCTGCTGCTCAGCGCCCCAGCAAGATGCCGTACCAGCGCTACCGCGGGTACCACGAACAGTTCCAGGTCGACGTATCCGATCGCACCTGGCCCTCCCGCCGCGTCGAGGCCGCCCCGCAATGGTGCGCGGTGGACCTGCGCGACGGTAACCAGGCCCTGATCGACCCGATGTCGCCCGACCGCAAGCGCCGCATGTTCGAGCTGCTGGTACGCATGGGCTACAAGGAGATCGAGGTCGGCTTCCCCGCCGCGAGCGAGACCGACTTCAGCTTCGTCCGGCAGCTCATCGAGGAGCAGCTGATTCCGGACGACGTGACCATCCAGGTGCTGGTCCAGTGCCGCGAGCACCTGATCGAGCGCACCTTCGAGAGCCTGCGCGGCGCGAAGCGGGCGATCGTGCACTTCTACAACTCGACCTCGACGCTGCAGCGCGAGGTGGTGTTCGGCCTGGACAAGGACGGCATCACCGCGATCGCGACCGACGGCGCGCGGCTGTGCCAGAAGTACGCCGAGATGATCACCCCGGACACCGAGATCCGGTACGAGTACTCCCCCGAGTCGTACACCGGCACCGAGCTGGAGTACGCGCTGGAGGTGTGCTCGGCGGTGATCGACGTGATCGACCCGACGCCCGAGCGCCCGCTGATCATCAACCTGCCGGCCACGGTCGAGATGGCCACCCCGAACGTGTACGCCGACTCGATCGAGTGGATGCACCGCCGCCTGCCCCGGCGCGACTCGATCATCCTGAGCCTGCACCCGCACAACGACCGCGGCACCGGCGTGGCCGCAGCCGAGCTGGGCCTGCTGGCCGGCGCGGACCGGATCGAGGGCTGCCTGTTCGGCAACGGCGAGCGCACCGGCAACGTGGACCTGGTCACGCTGGGCCTGAACCTGTTCAGCCAGGGCATCGACCCGCAGGTCGACTTCTCCGGCATCGACGAGATCAAGCGCGCCGTGGAGTACTGCAACCAGCTGCCGGTGCACGAGCGCCACCCGTACGCGGGCGACCTGGTCTACACCGCGTTCTCCGGCTCGCACCAGGACGCGATCAAGAAGGGCCTGGAGGCGCACGCCCGCAAGGCGGACAAGGCCGGCGTCCCGGTCGACGCGTTCGAGTGGGGCGTGCCGTACCTGCCGATCGACCCGAAGGACCTGGGCCGCTCGTACGAGGCCGTGATCCGGGTCAACTCGCAGTCCGGCAAGGGCGGCGTCGCGTACATCATGAAGTCCGAGCATCAGCTGGACCTGCCGCGGCGGCTGCAGATCGAGTTCTCGGGCGTCGTGCAGCGCCGCACCGACGACGCGGGCGGCGAGGTCACTCCGGCCGAGATGTACGCGATCTTCGCCGACGAGTACCTGTCCGACCGCCGCCTGGCGGTGCGCTCGTACTCGGTGGCCACGGTCGACGGCAAGGTGGAGTTCGCGGCGGAGGCGGACCTCGACGGCGGCGCCTGTCGCCTGACCGGGGTGGGCAACGGCCCGATCGACGCGTTCGTGCGCGCCCTGGCCGACCAGGCGGTGAGCGTACGCGTGCTGGACTACGCCGAGCACGCGCTGACCTCCGGTGGCGACGCGCAGGCCGCCGCGTACGTCGAGTGCGAGGTGAACGGCGAGACCCGCTGGGGTGTCGGCGTCGACGCGAACATCGTGACCGCCTCGCTGAAGGCCGTCGCCAGCGCCGTCAACCGGCAGTAG